In the Bacillus shivajii genome, one interval contains:
- a CDS encoding alpha/beta fold hydrolase has product MSTSNVLHHQVIRHKDPSAPWVTLVHGFGGNSKIWYKQVDEFKDHFNIISIDLPGHHPNQFIKEWEESYSFDLVAKLIIDVLDKYKITKSHFIGISLGSVIIHQLIKLYPNRVITSVLGGVVIRFNKLSKILLFYGNILKKFLPYIWIYQLFAHIMMPKKNHKLSRSIFIREAKKLGKKSFFKWFEIISNVEKTSKNINKSLVPKLYISGTEDHLFIDSLREHVKSDENADLIELPDCGHVCNIEKSSEFNKHTITYIKGASHLPNYVEMRTS; this is encoded by the coding sequence TTGTCTACTTCAAACGTATTACATCATCAAGTGATTCGACATAAAGACCCGAGTGCCCCGTGGGTGACATTAGTCCACGGTTTTGGCGGGAACTCTAAAATATGGTACAAGCAGGTTGATGAATTTAAAGATCACTTTAATATCATTTCCATTGACTTACCAGGTCATCATCCGAACCAGTTCATCAAAGAGTGGGAAGAGAGCTATTCTTTTGATTTAGTTGCTAAATTAATTATTGATGTACTAGATAAATATAAGATCACGAAATCTCATTTCATTGGCATTTCGTTAGGCTCGGTTATCATCCATCAGCTGATTAAGCTTTATCCGAACAGAGTCATTACTTCCGTATTAGGCGGAGTAGTCATCCGTTTTAACAAACTATCAAAAATCCTATTGTTTTACGGAAATATATTAAAAAAGTTTCTTCCTTATATATGGATTTATCAACTTTTTGCCCACATTATGATGCCGAAAAAAAATCATAAACTTTCACGATCAATCTTTATAAGAGAAGCAAAAAAGCTAGGGAAGAAATCATTCTTCAAATGGTTTGAAATCATTAGTAACGTCGAGAAAACGTCTAAAAATATTAATAAGTCACTTGTCCCAAAGTTGTACATTTCAGGCACGGAAGACCACTTGTTCATCGATTCGTTAAGAGAACATGTAAAATCAGACGAAAACGCAGACTTAATTGAATTACCGGATTGCGGCCACGTCTGTAACATCGAAAAAAGCAGTGAATTTAATAAA
- a CDS encoding putative holin-like toxin, with product MTTYEAFSLIAQFGVVFVAVLTLFTTIVVYINKKK from the coding sequence GTGACGACATACGAGGCATTTAGTTTAATCGCGCAATTTGGAGTTGTGTTCGTAGCAGTACTGACACTATTTACTACGATTGTCGTCTATATAAACAAAAAGAAATAG